Proteins encoded together in one Pseudomonas sp. TCU-HL1 window:
- a CDS encoding rhomboid family intramembrane serine protease: protein MSAVEVMRLPLTVDLTGFVALLQRLEVPYRVSEESGEQVLWVPGAQLAEQVRGLYERFPDGDPHFQLQQQAPQQVSRAGFVAQLLASRVTSLVLLVTLVVAALTNLGDNFSVIRWLSFQDFEVQGDYIYFTSLDEGLAAGQWWRLVTPMLIHFGILHLAMNGMWFWELGRRIEARQGGPVLLVLTLGFSLVSDYTQYFVSGPSLFGGLSGVLYGLLGHCWVFQRLAPCPAYRLPSGVMAMMLIWLLVCLSGLITALGFGAIANGAHVGGLIAGCATGLMGGALARLRR, encoded by the coding sequence ATGAGCGCGGTTGAAGTCATGCGGTTGCCCCTGACGGTCGATCTCACCGGTTTCGTTGCCCTGTTGCAGCGCCTGGAGGTGCCTTACCGCGTCAGCGAGGAATCCGGCGAGCAGGTGCTCTGGGTGCCGGGGGCGCAGCTGGCCGAGCAAGTGCGCGGTCTCTACGAGCGCTTCCCCGACGGCGACCCGCATTTCCAGTTGCAGCAGCAAGCGCCCCAGCAGGTGTCGCGGGCCGGATTCGTCGCCCAGCTCTTGGCCAGCCGCGTCACCAGCCTGGTGCTGCTCGTAACCCTGGTGGTGGCGGCACTCACCAACCTGGGGGACAACTTCTCCGTCATCCGCTGGCTGAGCTTCCAGGACTTCGAGGTCCAAGGCGATTACATCTACTTCACCTCCCTGGATGAAGGCCTGGCGGCAGGGCAGTGGTGGCGGCTGGTGACGCCGATGCTGATCCACTTCGGAATCCTGCACCTGGCAATGAACGGCATGTGGTTCTGGGAGCTGGGTCGCCGCATCGAAGCGCGCCAGGGCGGTCCGGTGCTGCTGGTACTGACTCTGGGCTTCAGCCTGGTGTCGGATTACACCCAGTATTTCGTCAGCGGCCCGTCGCTGTTCGGTGGCCTTTCCGGCGTGCTCTATGGCCTGCTTGGCCATTGCTGGGTGTTCCAGCGCCTGGCGCCGTGCCCCGCCTACCGGCTGCCGTCAGGGGTGATGGCGATGATGCTGATCTGGCTGCTGGTGTGCCTGTCCGGCCTGATCACCGCCTTGGGGTTCGGTGCCATCGCCAACGGCGCCCACGTGGGAGGCCTCATCGCCGGCTGCGCCACTGGACTGATGGGTGGTGCCCTGGCTCGCCTGCGCCGGTAG
- a CDS encoding DUF1329 domain-containing protein: MLKKLSLISAAVALALSASSALASVSPQDVAKLGTSLTPFGAEKAANAAGTIPAWTGGITQAPAGYKSGQHHPDPFPDDKPLFTITKVNLDQYKANLTPGQIALFNAYPNSFQMPIYQTRRTGSAPQWVYDNTVKNAGSAKLLDGGNGYADAYGGIPFPIPQNGVEALWNHIVRYRGSYIVRRASEVAVQRNGDYSLVTSQQEALFKYYNPKGSYADLNNVLFYYLSFTKSPARLAGGATLVHETLDQVQEPRQAWGYNAGQRRVRRAPNLAYDTPIAAADGLRTADDTDMFNGAPDRYDWKLVGKKEIYIPYNNYKVSSPDVKYKDLLQPGHLNPAVTRNELHRVWVVEGTLKSGARHIYSKRTLFLDEDSWQAAVVDQYDGRGELWRVSVAYLKNYYDLPTTWSALDVFHDLQARRYHVQNLDNEEPTTIDFTQAVPDDGYFKPSALRRRGTR; this comes from the coding sequence ATGCTGAAAAAGCTTTCGCTGATTAGCGCCGCGGTCGCCCTGGCGCTGTCCGCCAGCAGTGCACTGGCGTCGGTTTCGCCCCAGGACGTCGCCAAGCTTGGCACCAGCCTGACCCCCTTCGGTGCCGAGAAGGCCGCCAACGCCGCAGGTACCATCCCGGCCTGGACGGGTGGCATCACCCAGGCTCCGGCTGGCTATAAATCCGGCCAGCACCATCCGGACCCGTTCCCGGACGACAAGCCCCTGTTCACCATCACCAAGGTCAACCTGGACCAGTACAAGGCCAACCTGACCCCAGGTCAGATCGCCCTGTTCAACGCCTACCCGAACAGCTTCCAGATGCCGATCTACCAGACCCGCCGCACCGGCTCCGCGCCGCAGTGGGTGTATGACAACACCGTCAAGAATGCCGGCAGCGCCAAGCTGCTGGACGGCGGCAACGGCTACGCGGACGCCTACGGCGGCATCCCGTTCCCGATCCCGCAGAACGGCGTTGAAGCCCTGTGGAACCACATCGTCCGCTACCGTGGCAGCTACATCGTACGGCGTGCCTCGGAAGTGGCCGTACAGCGCAACGGCGACTACTCGCTGGTGACTTCGCAGCAGGAAGCCCTGTTCAAGTACTACAACCCGAAAGGTTCGTACGCTGACCTGAACAACGTCCTGTTCTACTACCTGTCCTTCACCAAGAGCCCGGCCCGCCTGGCTGGCGGTGCGACCCTGGTCCACGAGACCCTCGACCAGGTCCAGGAGCCGCGCCAGGCCTGGGGCTACAACGCCGGCCAGCGCCGCGTGCGCCGCGCCCCGAACCTCGCCTACGACACCCCGATCGCCGCCGCCGATGGCCTGCGTACCGCCGACGACACCGACATGTTCAACGGTGCCCCGGATCGCTACGACTGGAAGCTGGTCGGCAAGAAGGAAATCTACATCCCGTACAACAACTACAAGGTTTCCAGCCCTGACGTTAAGTACAAGGACCTGCTGCAACCGGGCCACCTGAACCCGGCCGTTACCCGTAACGAACTGCACCGCGTGTGGGTCGTGGAAGGCACCCTGAAGTCGGGCGCCCGCCACATCTACTCCAAGCGCACCCTGTTCCTCGACGAAGACAGCTGGCAAGCCGCTGTGGTTGACCAGTACGACGGCCGTGGCGAACTGTGGCGCGTATCGGTGGCCTACCTGAAGAACTACTACGACCTGCCGACCACCTGGTCCGCGCTGGACGTATTCCACGACCTTCAGGCCCGCCGTTACCACGTGCAGAACCTGGACAACGAAGAGCCGACCACCATCGACTTCACCCAGGCCGTACCG
- a CDS encoding YeaC family protein, whose translation MSSFAHLISNITQDVYESLKLAVEIGKWPDGRKLTQEQKELSLQAVIAWELKHLPEEERTGYMGPQECSSKSEAIPNLLFKSNSVH comes from the coding sequence ATGTCGTCGTTTGCCCATCTGATCAGCAATATCACCCAGGATGTCTACGAAAGCCTCAAACTGGCCGTGGAGATCGGCAAGTGGCCGGACGGCCGCAAGCTGACCCAGGAACAGAAGGAGCTGTCGCTGCAGGCGGTGATCGCCTGGGAGCTGAAGCACCTGCCGGAGGAAGAGCGTACCGGCTACATGGGCCCGCAGGAATGCAGCTCCAAGTCCGAAGCCATTCCCAATCTCCTGTTCAAGTCGAATTCGGTTCACTGA
- a CDS encoding DUF1302 domain-containing protein, with protein MELKSRKPMLRFAPAKAGFAFAGILPLLVAAQAQAVEFSFANDEISGSLDTTVSYGQLWRVQGQDKTNNDINTNDGNRNFDTGLVSEVYKVTSDLEATYKNYGMFVRGTAFYDTQIMDKRNDYLDNNSPVQPSQNFPKDDSFTYETRHKAGRDAQILDAYLYGNWDVADMPVSGRIGKQVFNWGEGIFYRGGVNTTNPVDAAKFRLPGSELKEVLVPVEALSFNVGLTENLSMETFYQWNWKESAIDPVGTYYSETDLFADGGNTAYSTQRALQPLAPLYSGFSAAGVGGLQGGRNVDANGVIKVASIGPDINAKNDGQFGVAFRYIAEELNSTEFGFYFVNYHAKEPTISANLGDYAGLNLAQIAGQAATALAPQVQRAVAAGAGISVAQLQAVLANPALNPALARAYSNALTGAATTAAGGLATIDVANQVQAQREYAEDIRMYGFSFNTTVGNASVFGELAYRPNLPIGVATTNDLLGDLLLQAPQLASGRTVNIGGQSVQLGDSIHNYERVEAFNTSLGTIYNFGPALSFDSLIGVAELASEHLRGSDLQYTAFNGQKRYYSGRGNNSYVSGGERDDQVNKNAYGYTLLVSGTWNDVYAGVNVSPFVVYKDDFEGNSYQTGSFIEGRKAYTLGVKATYLNSLEAELQYTEFYGGGQNNSVRDRDNVGVSVKYSF; from the coding sequence ATGGAGCTCAAGTCTCGTAAGCCCATGTTGCGTTTCGCACCGGCCAAGGCAGGTTTCGCCTTTGCTGGCATCCTGCCGTTGCTGGTGGCCGCCCAGGCCCAGGCGGTGGAGTTCAGCTTCGCCAACGACGAAATTTCCGGTTCCCTCGACACCACCGTCTCGTACGGCCAGCTGTGGCGCGTGCAGGGTCAGGACAAGACCAACAACGACATCAACACCAACGACGGTAACCGTAACTTCGATACCGGCCTGGTCTCCGAAGTCTACAAAGTCACTTCCGACCTGGAAGCGACCTACAAGAACTACGGCATGTTCGTCCGTGGCACTGCTTTCTATGACACCCAGATCATGGACAAGCGCAACGACTACCTGGACAACAACAGCCCGGTCCAGCCGAGCCAGAACTTCCCGAAGGATGACAGCTTCACTTACGAAACCCGCCACAAGGCCGGCCGTGATGCGCAGATCCTCGACGCCTACCTCTACGGCAACTGGGACGTGGCGGATATGCCGGTCTCCGGCCGTATCGGCAAACAGGTGTTCAACTGGGGTGAAGGCATCTTCTATCGTGGTGGCGTGAACACCACCAACCCGGTCGACGCCGCCAAGTTCCGCCTGCCGGGCTCCGAACTGAAGGAAGTGCTGGTGCCGGTGGAAGCCCTTAGCTTCAACGTGGGCCTGACCGAAAACCTGTCGATGGAAACCTTCTACCAGTGGAACTGGAAAGAGTCGGCCATCGATCCGGTCGGCACCTACTACTCCGAGACCGACCTCTTCGCTGACGGCGGCAACACCGCCTATTCGACGCAGCGCGCGCTGCAGCCCCTTGCGCCCCTCTATAGCGGCTTCAGCGCAGCGGGTGTCGGTGGCCTCCAGGGCGGCCGCAACGTAGACGCCAATGGCGTCATCAAGGTGGCGTCCATCGGTCCGGACATCAATGCCAAGAACGACGGTCAGTTCGGCGTGGCCTTCCGCTACATCGCCGAGGAACTGAATTCCACCGAGTTCGGCTTCTACTTCGTCAACTACCACGCCAAGGAGCCGACCATCTCGGCCAACCTGGGTGATTACGCGGGTCTGAACCTGGCGCAAATCGCCGGCCAGGCCGCTACCGCGCTCGCACCGCAAGTGCAGCGGGCAGTCGCCGCAGGTGCCGGTATCTCCGTCGCCCAGCTCCAGGCGGTACTGGCTAACCCGGCGCTGAACCCGGCTCTGGCGCGTGCCTACTCCAACGCTCTGACCGGCGCTGCAACTACCGCCGCTGGCGGCCTGGCGACCATCGACGTGGCGAACCAGGTGCAGGCCCAGCGCGAGTACGCCGAAGACATCCGCATGTACGGCTTCAGTTTCAACACCACCGTGGGCAACGCCTCGGTCTTCGGTGAGCTGGCCTACCGCCCGAACCTGCCGATCGGCGTCGCCACCACCAACGACCTGCTGGGCGACCTGCTGCTCCAGGCACCGCAACTGGCGTCCGGCCGCACCGTCAACATCGGTGGCCAGAGCGTGCAGCTGGGCGACTCCATCCACAACTACGAGCGTGTAGAGGCGTTCAACACCTCGCTGGGCACTATCTACAACTTCGGGCCTGCGCTGTCCTTCGACTCCCTGATCGGCGTGGCCGAACTGGCGTCCGAGCACCTGCGCGGCAGCGACCTGCAGTACACCGCGTTCAACGGCCAGAAACGCTACTACTCCGGCCGTGGCAACAACTCCTATGTCTCCGGCGGTGAGCGCGACGACCAGGTCAACAAGAACGCCTACGGCTACACGCTGCTGGTGTCCGGTACCTGGAACGACGTCTATGCCGGCGTGAACGTCTCCCCGTTCGTCGTCTACAAGGACGACTTCGAGGGCAACTCCTACCAGACCGGCAGCTTCATTGAAGGTCGCAAGGCTTACACCCTCGGCGTCAAGGCAACTTACCTGAACAGCCTGGAAGCCGAGCTGCAGTACACCGAGTTCTACGGCGGCGGCCAGAACAACTCGGTCCGCGACCGCGACAATGTCGGCGTCAGCGTCAAGTACTCGTTCTAA
- the pepN gene encoding aminopeptidase N, which translates to MRTEQPKVIYLKDYQAPDYLIDETNLTFELYEDHSLVHAQLVIRRNPELGNDLPPLVLDGQHLELLALSMDDRELTVADYQLDDSRLTLQPVASSFTLDSTVRIHPESNTALEGLYKSGKMFCTQCEAEGFRKITYYLDRPDVMSKFTTTVSAEQHRYPVLLSNGNPVASGAEEGGRHWATWQDPFKKPAYLFALVAGDLWCVEDSFTTMTERDVALRIYVEPENIDKVQHAMDSLKKSMRWDEEVYGREYDLDIFMIVAVNDFNMGAMENKGLNIFNSSCVLAKAETATDAAHQRVEAVVAHEYFHNWSGNRVTCRDWFQLSLKEGFTVFRDAEFSADMNSRTVKRIEDVAFLRTNQFAEDAGPMAHPVRPDSFIEISNFYTLTVYEKGSEVVRMIHTLLGAEGFRKGTDLYFERHDGQAVTCDDFVKSMEDANGVDLSQFKRWYSQSGTPRLQVEEHYDAGAKTYRLTFRQSCPPTPGQKEKQPFVIPVELGLLDGQGRELPLRLHSEAAAQGGSRVLALSEAEQHFTFVDIPERPLPSLLRGFSAPVKLSFPYSRDQLMFLMQHDSDGFNRWDAGQQLSVQVLQELVGQHQRGEPLALDPRLIQAFRTLLEDESLDQAMVAEMLSLPSEAYLTEISEVADVDAIHAAREFARRSIGEALFQPLLARYQANRAASRETAYVAEAAHIARRTLQNIALSYLMQSGKAQVLEACQEQFNDCDNMTERLSALAVLVNSGFEKEKAEALERFAEYFKDDPLVMDQWFSVQAGCGLPGGLERVQALMQHPAFTLKNPNKVRALIGAFANQNLVNFHRADGAGYRFLADHVITLNALNPQIASRQLAPLTRWRKYDASRQQMMRGELERILASGELSSDVFEVVSKSLA; encoded by the coding sequence ATGCGCACCGAGCAACCGAAAGTCATTTACCTCAAGGACTATCAGGCACCGGATTACCTGATCGACGAGACCAACCTGACCTTCGAGCTGTACGAGGATCACAGCCTGGTCCATGCCCAACTGGTCATTCGCCGCAACCCCGAACTGGGCAACGACCTGCCGCCGTTGGTGCTGGACGGCCAGCACCTGGAGCTGCTGGCGCTGTCGATGGACGACCGCGAACTGACGGTCGCTGACTACCAGCTGGATGACAGCCGCCTGACCCTGCAACCGGTGGCCAGCAGCTTCACCCTCGACAGCACCGTGCGTATCCACCCGGAAAGCAACACCGCGCTGGAAGGCCTGTACAAGTCCGGCAAGATGTTCTGCACCCAGTGCGAGGCGGAAGGGTTCCGCAAGATCACCTATTACCTCGACCGCCCGGACGTGATGAGCAAGTTCACCACCACCGTCAGCGCCGAGCAGCATCGCTATCCGGTGCTGCTGTCCAACGGCAACCCGGTGGCCAGTGGTGCGGAGGAGGGGGGGCGGCACTGGGCCACCTGGCAAGACCCGTTCAAGAAGCCCGCCTACTTGTTTGCGCTGGTGGCTGGCGACCTCTGGTGCGTGGAAGACAGCTTCACCACCATGACCGAGCGCGACGTCGCGCTGCGCATCTACGTCGAGCCGGAGAACATCGACAAGGTCCAGCACGCCATGGACAGCCTGAAGAAGTCCATGCGCTGGGACGAGGAGGTCTACGGTCGCGAATACGACCTGGACATCTTCATGATCGTTGCGGTGAACGACTTCAACATGGGCGCCATGGAGAACAAGGGGCTCAACATCTTCAACTCCAGTTGCGTGCTGGCCAAGGCCGAGACCGCCACTGACGCCGCCCACCAGCGGGTCGAAGCGGTGGTGGCCCATGAATACTTCCACAACTGGTCGGGCAACCGCGTGACCTGCCGCGACTGGTTCCAGCTGTCGCTGAAGGAAGGCTTCACCGTATTCCGCGATGCCGAGTTTTCCGCGGACATGAACTCGCGCACCGTGAAGCGGATCGAGGACGTGGCCTTCCTGCGTACCAACCAGTTCGCCGAGGATGCCGGCCCCATGGCGCACCCGGTGCGCCCGGATTCCTTCATCGAGATCTCCAACTTCTACACCCTGACCGTCTACGAGAAGGGTTCGGAAGTGGTGCGCATGATCCACACCCTGCTGGGCGCCGAGGGCTTCCGCAAGGGCACCGACCTGTACTTCGAACGCCATGATGGCCAGGCCGTGACCTGCGATGACTTCGTCAAGTCCATGGAAGATGCCAACGGCGTCGATCTGAGCCAGTTCAAGCGCTGGTACAGCCAGTCCGGCACGCCGCGCCTGCAGGTGGAAGAACACTACGATGCTGGCGCGAAGACCTACCGCCTGACCTTCCGCCAGAGCTGCCCGCCCACGCCGGGACAGAAAGAGAAGCAGCCCTTCGTCATCCCCGTTGAGCTGGGGCTGCTGGACGGCCAGGGGCGCGAACTGCCACTGCGCTTGCACAGTGAAGCCGCCGCCCAGGGTGGCAGCCGCGTGCTGGCCTTGAGTGAGGCGGAGCAGCACTTCACCTTCGTCGACATCCCGGAGCGCCCGCTGCCGTCGCTGCTGCGCGGTTTCTCGGCGCCGGTGAAGCTGAGCTTCCCCTACAGCCGTGACCAGCTGATGTTCCTCATGCAGCACGACTCCGACGGTTTCAACCGCTGGGACGCGGGCCAGCAACTGTCGGTCCAGGTGCTTCAGGAACTGGTCGGCCAGCATCAGCGCGGCGAGCCGTTGGCGCTGGACCCGCGCCTGATCCAGGCCTTCCGCACGCTGCTGGAGGACGAGTCGCTGGACCAGGCGATGGTCGCCGAAATGCTCTCGCTGCCGAGTGAGGCGTACCTGACCGAGATCAGCGAGGTGGCCGACGTGGACGCCATCCACGCTGCTCGCGAGTTCGCCCGCCGGTCAATTGGCGAGGCCCTGTTCCAGCCACTGCTGGCGCGTTACCAGGCCAATCGCGCGGCATCTCGCGAGACTGCCTACGTGGCCGAGGCTGCGCACATCGCCCGCCGTACCCTGCAGAACATCGCGCTGTCCTACCTGATGCAGAGTGGCAAGGCGCAGGTACTGGAGGCCTGCCAGGAGCAGTTCAACGATTGCGACAACATGACCGAGCGCCTGAGCGCCCTGGCGGTACTGGTCAACTCCGGTTTCGAGAAAGAGAAGGCCGAGGCACTGGAGCGCTTCGCCGAGTACTTCAAGGATGACCCGCTGGTGATGGACCAGTGGTTCAGCGTCCAGGCCGGCTGTGGCCTGCCGGGCGGGCTGGAGCGAGTTCAGGCGCTGATGCAGCACCCGGCCTTCACCTTGAAGAATCCGAACAAGGTACGTGCGCTGATCGGTGCCTTCGCCAACCAGAACCTGGTGAACTTCCACCGGGCCGATGGCGCCGGCTACCGTTTCCTGGCCGACCATGTGATCACGCTGAACGCCCTCAACCCGCAGATCGCTTCCCGCCAACTGGCGCCGCTGACACGCTGGCGCAAGTACGACGCCTCCCGGCAGCAAATGATGAGGGGCGAACTGGAACGCATCCTCGCCTCGGGCGAGCTATCCAGTGACGTCTTCGAAGTGGTCAGCAAGAGCCTCGCCTGA
- a CDS encoding DUF2797 domain-containing protein — translation MLELGRGALSKMSVRLEAPVQYSFRLGEAEVAVNPLIGRQLRLEFLGTIHCTHCGRKTKKSFSQGYCYPCFTKLAQCDSCIVSPEKCHFDEGTCREPEWGERFCMTDHVVYLANSSGIKVGITRASQVPTRWIDQGASQALPIIRVATRQQSGFVEDLLRSQVADRTNWRAMLKGEAPPLDLPQIRDELLGQLADGIRALQDRFGLQAIQPVSDIQPIEISYPVDAYPTKVVSFDLDKTPVVEGTLRGIKGQYLILDTGVINLRKYTAYQLAISAA, via the coding sequence ATGCTGGAACTAGGACGCGGCGCACTGAGCAAGATGTCGGTGCGCCTTGAAGCTCCCGTGCAATACAGCTTTCGTCTCGGCGAGGCGGAAGTCGCGGTGAATCCCCTGATCGGCAGGCAACTGCGCCTGGAGTTCCTGGGGACCATCCATTGCACCCATTGCGGGCGCAAGACGAAGAAGAGCTTCAGCCAGGGCTACTGCTACCCCTGCTTCACCAAACTGGCGCAATGCGATAGCTGCATCGTCAGCCCGGAGAAATGTCACTTCGACGAGGGCACCTGCCGCGAGCCGGAGTGGGGCGAGCGCTTCTGCATGACCGACCACGTGGTCTACCTGGCCAACTCCTCGGGCATCAAGGTGGGGATCACCCGTGCCAGCCAGGTGCCGACCCGCTGGATCGACCAGGGCGCCAGCCAGGCACTGCCGATCATCCGCGTAGCCACCCGCCAGCAATCCGGCTTCGTCGAGGACCTGCTGCGTAGCCAGGTGGCCGATCGCACCAACTGGCGCGCAATGCTCAAGGGCGAGGCGCCGCCGCTGGACCTGCCGCAGATTCGCGATGAGCTGCTTGGCCAGTTGGCCGACGGCATTCGCGCCCTCCAGGATCGCTTCGGCCTGCAGGCAATCCAGCCGGTCAGCGACATCCAGCCCATCGAGATCAGCTATCCCGTCGATGCCTATCCGACCAAGGTCGTCAGCTTCGATCTGGACAAGACGCCGGTGGTGGAGGGTACGCTGCGGGGTATCAAGGGCCAGTACCTGATCCTCGATACCGGCGTGATCAACCTGCGCAAGTACACGGCCTACCAGTTGGCCATCAGCGCCGCGTAG